A single Plasmodium knowlesi strain H genome assembly, chromosome: 13 DNA region contains:
- a CDS encoding tryptophan-rich antigen: MQSQCGSYQFVGTREERKMDEKKSTQRSSFFTKKTAILFFVAAYIFLKHQDDAPRQGVSTSLQVRNQVGRILRTNEENAPMEEEELGGEVYEDDEEIHRHTQHAYEEPYGNYENPGEGYEDPRVYYELPYGNYENPGEVIYYYDEQEGEYEYERRKGLNRGMKQGGVYPEDEWGVGHYHGAEDSYEDDSYDDDSYEDDSYEDDAYEEEEEPVHEKIQIRIPRDELVDENTPIFDLQHKYLSMAPKGEKEKALYPLKPEDLQTEVSKFTDWNAFKKTFEEDWETLEVKLRESSKWLMQKKNNEWSNWIQLVKNKWSVHGKVPNEEELDESVVEPDSSNGTWDSCFKTQVYPTINAQLKNWFDDTYSYLFKLLLKGLVEIEDKKMKGWLMYHWKMNEEDDDYKTFGDMPTAKFLNLVQSQEWYLDNPHIDKQRRELMLWFFHKINDYLGKEWENWNYWKNEKMHEVKLLCEKFAKGCLNEEEWNKFLSEIKF; this comes from the exons ATGCAATCCCAATGTGGTAGTTACCAATTTGTAGGAACtagggaagaaagaaaaatggatgaaaagaaaagtacacaACGATCATCCTTTTTCACTAAAAAAACTGCTATACTCTTCTTTGTTGCTGCGTATATTTTCTTAAAG CACCAGGATGATGCTCCAAGACAGGGTGTGAGTACTTCATTACAAGTACGTAATCAGGTAGGTAGAATTTTAAggacaaatgaagaaaacgcTCCaatggaggaggaggaattaGGAGGGGAAGTTTATGAGGACGACGAGGAAATCCATAGACACACCCAACACGCCTATGAGGAACCTTACGGAAATTATGAGAACCCTGGTGAAGGTTATGAAGACCCACGCGTATATTATGAGCTCCCTTATGGAAATTATGAGAACCCTGGGGAggtaatatattattatgatgaacaagaaggagaatatgaatatgaaagaagaaaaggtttGAATAGAGGAATGAAACAAGGGGGAGTATATCCTGAGGATGAGTGGGGAGTAGGACATTATCATGGTGCAGAAGATTCTTATGAAGATGATTCTTATGATGATGATTCTTATGAAGATGATTCCTATGAAGATGATGCctatgaagaagaagaagaaccaGTACATgagaaaatacaaataaGAATACCAAGGGACGAATTAGTCGATGAAAATACTCCTATTTTTGACTTGCAACACAAGTACCTTTCGATGGCAcctaaaggagaaaaagaaaaggcactATACCCATTGAAACCAGAAGATTTACAAACGGAAGTTTCAAAATTCACAGATTGGAACGCATTTAAGAAAACCTTTGAAGAGGATTGGGAAACGTTAGAAGTGAAATTACGTGAATCAAGTAAATGGTtaatgcaaaagaaaaataatgaatggTCTAACTGGATTCAGTtagttaaaaataaatggtcAGTACATGGTAAAGttccaaatgaagaagaactgGATGAATCTGTGGTAGAACCAGATTCGAGCAACGGGACATGGGATTCATGTTTTAAAACACAAGTATATCCCACAATTAACGCACAATTGAAAAACTGGTTCGACGACACttattcttatttatttaaacTTCTTCTTAAAGGTTTAGTTGAAATTGAAgacaagaaaatgaaaggatGGTTAATGTACCACTGGAAAATGAAcgaagaggatgatgatTATAAAACGTTTGGAGATATGCCAACagcgaaatttttaaatttagtTCAGTCTCAAGAGTGGTACCTTGACAATCCTCATATAGATAAACAAAGAAGAGAACTCATGTTATGGTTCTTCCATAAAATAAACGACTATTTAGGAAAAGAATGGGAAAACTGGAATTAttggaagaatgaaaaaatgcacGAGGTTAAATTATTGTGTGAAAAATTCGCCAAAGGATGCCTAAACGAGGAAGAATGGAATAAATTTCTcagtgaaataaaattttga
- a CDS encoding KIR-like protein, with protein sequence MSESKEGGKKLQCSQQAGLLRAYKSQLGQRIEEISSKDMNAADDVPPIWCCISGAYTEKIKGDGGCDLLYYAAGSLVFRNLVDKTSFDRIMEEVYEIVGQQLRTSECTIQTSASGKRLFELLAEPSISNLKHDGIWQTNEHSGNVSCEKCTNYLRELAKACRKVEKYCKDGDNTENCRDVAVGGNQGDPGYVAQLIETLIPELPVASEKTKNDQQGQEGEDTCLGKLPSEEVYKKFSEAQDYCGSSSTGGDIRTVLGRILNEPSTGSNYADQIIRGACYANGTAKESFRNGERCNALYYWVGNALSTTPKSVLHFKDLVDAAYDKFREFNVEKECTDIYPKIDKDIFNNMKLIYDYSTDHAALKQYAQGSRDTESPCIDNYYMYLEIVASAYRGMREYCGKSGAHVKCCENFRSMTAKHSLQELLQLKCSLKNTSDCPTSIAPAAISGTLITAGLPALGYFLYKYDLLPSSISNRLKSIVGGGSSRSRRVRSVRRNFDGSTADDASTVGSTLGDDSTVDYSTAEDVSTIYNDDDEPPRRPSGRTRTGTNNRRPGNIRYYAT encoded by the exons atgagtgaaagtaaagaaggagggaagaaaCTTCAATGCAGTCAGCAAGCGGGACTTCTCAGAGCTTACAAGAGTCAACTGGGACAAAGAATAGAGGAAATTTCCTCAAAGGACATGAACGCGGCCGATGATGTTCCTCCTATATGGTGTTGCATATCTGGTGCCTATACTGAGAAAATTAAAGGGGATGGTGGTTGTGATTTACTATATTATGCAGCTGGGAGCTTAGTATTTAGAAATTTGGTCGACAAGACTTCATTTGATAGAATTATGGAAGAAGTATACGAAATAGTAGGACAGCAGCTGCGGACGAGTGAATGCACCATACAGACCAGTGCAAGTGGGAAAAGATTGTTCGAACTACTGGCAGAACCGTCCATTTCTAATTTGAAGCATGACGGAATATGGCAAACAAATGAGCATTCCGGGAATGTCAGTTGTGAAAAATGTACTAATTACTTAAGGGAGCTTGCCAAAGCATGCCGGAAGGTGGAGAAATATTGTAAGGACGGAGATAATACGGAGAACTGCAGGGATGTTGCAGTAGGAGGTAATCAGGGGGACCCTGGTTATGTGGCACAGTTGATAGAGACCTTAATTCCCGAGCTGCCAGTTGCATCAGAGAAGACGAAGAATGATCAACAGGGACAGGAG GGAGAAGATACCTGTTTGGGGAAATTGCCCTCAGAGgaggtatataaaaaattcagTGAAGCCCAAGATTATTGTGGTAGTTCGTCCACCGGTGGAGATATAAGAACCGTATTAGGAAGAATACTGAATGAACCTTCGACCGGTTCGAATTATGCGGATCAAATTATAAGGGGTGCATGTTACGCAAATGGAACTGCGAAGGAAAGTTTCCGAAATGGTGAGCGCTGTAATGCTTTATATTATTGGGTAGGGAATGCGTTATCTACCACACCCAAAAGTGTCTTACATTTCAAGGACCTTGTAGATGCGGCTTACGATAAATTCAGGGAATTCAATGTTGAAAAAGAGTGTACTGATATATACCCCAAAATTGATAAGGATATTTTCAATAATATGAAATTAATATATGATTATTCTACGGACCACGCGGCTCTAAAACAATATGCACAGGGTTCCCGGGATACTGAATCCCCCTGTATTGATAACTATTACATGTACCTGGAAATAGTTGCTTCAGCCTATAGGGGTATGCGTGAATATTGTGGAAAAAGTGGTGCTCATGTTAAATGCTGTGAAAATTTTAGGAGCATGACTGCTAAACATAGTCTTCAGGAACTACTACAATTAAAgtgttctttaaaaaatacatcagATTGTCCAACTTCCATCGCCCCAGCTGCTATATCTGGTACATTAATTACCGCAGGGTTACCGGCACTCGGATATTTCTTATACAAA TATGATCTCCTACCCTCTTCGATAAGTAACCGACTTAAGAGCATTGTAGGAGGGGGCAGTAGCAGAAGTAGGAGAGTAAGATCTGTGAGACGAAATTTCGATGGTTCCACAGCGGATGATGCCTCAACAGTAGGTTCCACATTAGGTGACGACTCAACAGTAGATTATTCCACAGCAGAAGATGTTTCTACCATctataatgatgatgatgaaccACCTCGTCGGCCAAGCGGAAGAACACGGACAGGAACAAATAATAGAAGACCAGGGAATATACGTTACTATGCCAcgtaa
- a CDS encoding SICAvar, type I translates to MPEPNAGTSPSGGAAGSGGGLFGEWMKTVLNNGATPPSTPKKITDKLKSNLATTFGELRRWITVKVESDEIKELCGGVGDLVSWGGWGRNPYMQNLCKAVVEIRYFISNVETTGSRFMGQADERARIAPLTPDEAYRRCIVGAVALSAMYGDHCQLTEIIEKITKDVDSKLGKHLSSKDRANLDECKNISAAELMIGRALLHNTIKTWTEEERMKGGGGTWKVKMPWRYWADVCKQKREDANLQQQRKDNAEVMTNFLKLDNRKTAGSSGGTTLAEVLTNENLQLDSATIEKALQVAVGGNGQVDLTEIDKVVRELNKVSGEKIAQECMKNSSKKFCERLDCAKDYWNLTKEKSSSNTGDFWDSNVKEKLNSLLSTTTINADGTTANLCENGDLDSANKAACKHMAKFLHEMYKNGSSDPNKYSEQIIKCLLLKAYAEELKKKAKEGGYCSIDDGIKKALEYAETIKAANCNGSSKPCVECTWKNDDDYSKLDKCTIGSTTTESVKNKVETVLSSSGKTNQAGLQKTLIAFNTNNELCEWVNCAAKRWKENNQNTGKEQFWTKSVQQLWNELAGAMKGSNWNGRGNGCDQLKGTTQSEQTACNYLHAGLEALYNGTSSSPAGGDDILSTKHPSFRQAMGCFLLHSYAKYMKDKATCNIDKGINTAFESWKNLKDKPGTSCNGATGKGQCVPCEWDKNNKWESCLEEITINSNIAGSQDNAKKKVEEIVNEKNDTNIKEMLTEINEMTSLCDHMKCIETHLNSSSSQQQKNPSAEEFWKEGGGAVAELWKELVDAMTNSTDNENQCNTMDDYRTPTKPEKTACNFLHAGLHKLYNPTGTTKNGLLSNPSFRQTMGCFLLHAYANEMKKKSICEIDAGVKKAFDSWKNPGSKPGTSCNGPNGKGQCVPCEWKKEEYKNCSINTNGTSTENVEGKLKGIIQEDKDVAVKKAAEAVNTMNLCERAKCAVNWYNRTKGNGVTTTDWTKMWTEVKNEVTSFDSTLPDNAGSDNDTDTLCREVKCTNDGNGEHCVSRETCKLIVRALKEVHKIGEGDTVSGPQEVNNRIFKSTIRCMALNAFVHKLKDQADKGGYGCAVEKGIKGAFDEDKLKIKREEWCGKNGNEKGSCEECKEQMCVSSKIEGQEVWKKVLDMLNNDSNTKIQPTLDKINEKATLCDRMNCIANWYHEKGGQGKGEATFWAENDGDVAKLWDELLQAMKDSKGTRETECDNTVDGTRSDKTACNYLHAGFKQLYQPDTSSGTTSNGILSRDNPSFRQTMGCFLLHAYAKHMKQNAICNIERGITQAFKLGETLSKSGTNCNINGKGPCVPCQWQEDILNTCTIKTNGSAPGAGQDSKVEEKLKTTVNMNDDSNIQTMLTKINTMSTLCDGLQCIASHLNSTNGKPSNSTTKDFWNSGGEVQKLWEQLSNAMTKNGTNNEGHCNKMDDYRTPTKPEKTACNYLHAGLKYLKENSTLKTNNGEILSKDPSLKQAMGCFLLKKYAEKMKDTSKCVIDSGIEKAFKAWNEDNNSTCNGGVGASGKGPCVPCHWKEKDYEDCNINTNGSPTPVKDKLKEVQDKIDTTANNTLKDINKMSTLCDYIKCAAPKWFKNKAGNSGNSTQTWCAFWDTTVKDELQRMFKEIEDRGKYTNPACNEFGDGNEHSVERKACNHITAGLEHIKDITSSTSQSNASGQDNQLLDGAVGCIALNMYADQIKKDSQEKCPIDEKTISDMFEKWNEKNNNKSSPPCNGGGGNNNVCFKCTRQPNFSSCELSVDSSLVDKTTNGNCNDKDNTDRDNVQTEINNLLNNESNDQSNPNSIKSNITTTLTTITKMTSSFCTQVQCAAKKYHVTHNGAKSSDVTWNALRDEIGKELTDLLKDMNEATKQKDVEQYCKDDSKWNTRGHTERRTNRAACLHFAAGLQHIYGRPNGQKKGQFNGPSFGQTMGCLFLKEYAKQLKEMAKEKRKGHSWVHPYCSIDEGIKHAFDKSKNIMEETSPCNNGNNSCFECKLGEKYEDCKIGNDDIGSKSNELFKDDLTKQKQMEKTLENTVCPILLTDLLTPFLPLAPVSIGLSAMAYYLWKYFGPLGKGGSRFRRSPAQASRPSVQEQLLDHVQQDSSHEYQLVKERKPRSAPTRTKRSGPVNRRTIIEIHFEVLDECQKGDTQLNQKDFLELLVQEFMGSEFMEEEQVPKELVPMEGVPMELVPIEEVPSLGSGLLV, encoded by the exons atGCCAGAACCGAACGCAGGTACATCACCCAGTGGTGGTGCCGCCGGTAGCGGTGGTGGATTGTTCGGAGAATGGATGAAGACAGTATTGAACAATGGGGCAACGCCCCCGTCGACTCCTAAGAAAATTACG GACAAGTTGAAGAGCAATTTAGCTACAACATTTGGAGAACTGAGGAGGTGGATCACGGTGAAGGTGGAGTCGGATGAAATAAAGGAGCTCTGTGGGGGCGTAGGGGACCTTGTGAGCTGGGGAGGATGGGGGAGAAATCCTTATATGCAGAATTTATGTAAGGCGGTAGTCGAAATAAGATATTTCATAAGTAATGTGGAAACAACGGGGAGTAGGTTCATGGGTCAGGCCGATGAGCGAGCACGAATTGCGCCCCTCACTCCTGATGAAGCCTATCGTCGCTGCATCGTGGGCGCTGTTGCCTTATCCGCGATGTATGGTGATCACTGTCAACTGACTGAaattattgaaaaaataacgaaGGATGTCGACAGTAAATTGGGGAAGCACTTGAGTTCGAAAGACAGGGCAAACTTGGatgaatgcaaaaatattagCGCTGCCGAATTGATGATCGGTAGAGCACTTCTTCATAATACAATCAAAACATGGacggaggaagaaaggatgaagggggggggaggaaccTGGAAGGTGAAGATGCCATGGAGGTATTGGGCGGACGTCTGTAAGCAGAAGAGGGAAGACGCTAATTTGCAACAGCAGAGAAAAGACAATGCAGAAGTTATGACGAACTTCCTGAAACTGGACAACAGGAAAACCGCAGGAAGTAGTGGCGGAACGACCCTAGCAGAAGTATTAACCAATGAAAACTTACAATTAGACTCGGCTACAATAGAGAAGGCACTTCAGGTCGCAGTAGGGGGAAATGGTCAAGTGGATCTTACAGAAATAGACAAGGTTGTACGGGAGCTCAATAAGGTATctggggaaaaaatag CTCAGGAATGCATGAAAAACAGCAGCAAGAAATTTTGTGAGCGCTTGGACTGTGCAAAAGATTATTGGAATTTGACGAAGGAGAAGAGCAGCAGTAACACG GGAGATTTCTGGGACAGCAACGTCAAGGAGAAGCTGAACAGTCTCCTGTCTACTACGACTATTAATGCTGATGGCACCACTGCTAACCTCTGTGAGAACGGTGACTTAGATAGTGCAAATAAGGCAGCTTGCAAACACATGGCAAAATTTTTGCACGAGatgtacaaaaatgggaGTAGTGACCCTAACAAATATTCtgaacaaattataaaatgtcTTTTATTAAAAGCATATGctgaagaattaaaaaaaaaagcaaaagaaggagggTACTGTAGCATAGATGATGGAATAAAGAAGGCATTGGAGTATGCTGAAACTATTAAAGCAGCAAATTGCAATGGTAGTAGTAAACCATGTGTTGAATGCACATGGAAGAATGACGACGACTACAGCAAACTTGATAAGTGCACCATTGGCAGCACCACCACTGAGAGTGTAAAGAACAAAGTAGAAACAGTGCTCAGCAGCAGCGGAAAGACAAACCAAGCCGGATTACAGAAAACCTTGATTGCCTTCAATACAAACAATGAGTTATGTGAATGGGTAAATTGTGCCGCAAAGCGATGGAAAGAGAACAACCAGAACACGGGAAAG GAACAATTTTGGACGAAGAGTGTCCAGCAGCTGTGGAATGAATTGGCAGGAGCAATGAAGGGCAGTAATTGGAACGGAAGAGGAAATGGATGTGATCAATTGAAAGGTACAACTCAGTCTGAAcagacggcatgcaattatttgcatgccggcttagAAGCACTGTACAACGGTACGTCGTCGTCGCCGGCAGGCGGCGACGACATCCTATCTACGAAacacccatcgtttagacaagcgatgggttgttttttacttcattcctatgcaaaatatatgaaagaCAAAGCAACTTGTAATATTGATAAAGGAATAAACACAGCTTTCGAGTCGTGGAAGAACCTGAAGGATAAACCTGGAACTTCTTGCAATGGTGCCACTGGCAAGGGACAGTGTGTCCCTTGCGAATGGgataagaacaacaaatgGGAAAGTTGCCTTGAGGAAATTACCATAAATAGTAATATAGCTGGCTCACAGGATAAtgcaaagaagaaagtggaagaaattgTCAATGAGAAGAACGACACCAACATAAAAGAAATGCTAActgaaataaatgaaatgactTCTTTATGTGACCATATGAAATGTATAGAAACCCACTTAAATTCCTCTAGCTCACAACAGCAGAAGAATCCGAGTGCg GAAGAGTTCTGGAAGGAGGGTGGCGGCGCAGTGGCAGAACTATGGAAAGAATTGGTAGACGCCATGACGAATAGTACAGATAACGAAAATCAATGTAATACAATGGATGATTATAGAACACCCACCAAACCTGaaaagacggcatgcaattttttgcatgcGGGCTTACATAAATTGTACAATCCGACAGGAACGACTAAAAATGGACTTTTGTCCAatccatcgtttagacaaacgatgggctgtttcttacttcacgcctatgcaaatgaaatgaaaaagaagtcCATTTGTGAGATTGATGCTGGGGTAAAAAAGGCATTTGATTCGTGGAAGAATCCGGGGAGTAAACCTGGAACTTCTTGCAATGGTCCCAATGGCAAGGGACAATGTGTCCCTTgcgaatggaaaaaggaggaatataAGAATTGCTCcattaacacaaatggaacCTCCACTGAGAATGTTGAGGGCAAATTGAAGGGCATCATCCAGGAGGATAAGGACGTAGCAGTAAAGAAGGCAGCGGAAGCCGTAAATACCATGAACTTATGTGAACGCGCAAAATGTGCAGTGAATTGGTATAACAGGACCAAAGGGAATGGGGTGACGACAACTGACTGG ACTAAAATGTGGACCGAAGTCAAGAATGAAGTCACCTCATTCGACAGCACCCTGCCTGACAATGCGGGGAGCGACAACGATACAGACACTCTGTGCAGGGAGGTTAAATGTACGAACGATGGTAATGGAGAGCATTGTGTAAGCAGGGAAACATGCAAACTTATTGTTAGAGCATTGAAAGAGGTACATAAAATTGGGGAAGGTGACACAGTTTCTGGGCCACAAGAAGTGAATAACCGAATATTTAAATCTACCATTCGCTGTATGGCGCTCAATGCCTTTGTACACAAATTAAAAGATCAGGCGGACAAGGGTGGTTATGGTTGTGCTGtggagaaaggaataaaggggGCCTTTGATGAAGATAAGCTGAAGATTAAACGTGAAGAATGGTGTGGGAAGAATGGTAATGAGAAGGGTTCATGTGAGGAATGTAAGGAACAGATGTGTGTCAGTTCCAAAATTGAGGGCCAGGAAGTGTGGAAGAAAGTGTTGGATATGTTAAACAATGATTCCAACACCaaaatacaaccaacattggacaaaataaatgagaAAGCCACTTTATGTGATCGCATGAATTGCATAGCGAATTGGTATCATGAAAAGGGGGGACAGGGGAAGGGGGAG GCCACATTCTGGGCGGAGAACGATGGAGATGTCGCCAAATTGTGGGATGAATTGTTACAAGCAATGAAGGATAGTAAAGGAACACGGGAAACAGAATGTGATAACACGGTAGATGGAACTCGTTCTGAcaagacggcatgcaattatttgcatgccggcttcaaACAACtataccaaccggatacttcGTCAGGAACGACTAGCAATGGTATCCTGTCAAGggacaacccatcgtttagacaaacgatgggttgttttttacttcacgcttacgcaaaacacatgaaacAAAATGCAATTTGTAATATTGAAAGGGGGATAACACAGGCATTCAAACTTGGGGAGACTCTCAGTAAGAGTGGTACTAATTGCAATATCAATGGCAAGGGACCctgtgtcccttgccaatggCAAGAAGACATCCTTAACACTTGCAcaattaaaacaaatggcAGCGCCCCGGGCGCTGGCCAAGATTCGAAGGTAGAAGAGAAGTTAAAGACCACCGTCAATATGAACGACGACTCTAACATTCAAACAATGCTAACTAAAATAAATACCATGTCCACTTTATGCGATGGTTTACaatgtatagcatcccaCTTAAATTCCACAAACGGAAAACCATCGAATTCCACAACG AAAGACTTTTGGAATAGTGGCGGCGAAGTACAAAAACTATGGGAACAACTATCCAACGCCATGACGAAGAATGGCACAAACAATGAAGGTCATTGTAATAAGATGGATGATTATAGAACACCCACCAAACCTGaaaagacggcatgcaattatttgcatgccggtctTAAATACTTAAAGGAAAATTCAACCCTTAAAACCAATAACGGTGAAATCCTGTCTAAGGACCCATCGTTGAAACAAGCAatgggttgtttccttcttaagaaatatgcagaaaaaatgaaagacacATCAAAATGTGTCATTGATTCTGGTATAGAGAAAGCATTTAAGGCATGGAATGAAGATAATAATTCTACTTGCAATGGTGGTGTTGGTGCCAGTGGCAAGGGAccttgtgtcccttgccattggaaagaaaaagactaTGAAGATTGCAatattaacacaaatggcaGCCCAACGCcagtaaaggacaaattaaaagaagtTCAGGACAAAATTGACACCACCGCAAATAACACCCTAAAggacataaataaaatgtccactttatgcgactacattaaatgtgccgcacccaaatggttcaaaaacaAAGCAGGGAATAGCGGTAACTCTACgcagacttgg tgtgcCTTTTGGGATACGACTGTTAAAGACGAGCTGCAGAGGATGTTCAAAGAAATCGAGGATAGAGGAAAGTATACTAATCCTGCATGCAATGagtttggtgatggtaatgaacatagtgttgaaagaaaagcttgtaatcatatcacagcaggtttaGAACACATTAAAGACATTACAAGTAGTACCTCCCAGTCTAATGCTAGTGGTCAAGACAACCAACTGCTCGATggagcagttggttgtattgctcttaacatgtacgctgatcaaataaaaaaggactCGCAAGagaaatgtcccattgatgaaaaAACGATTAGCGATATGTtcgaaaaatggaatgaaaaaaataataataaatcttCGCCTCCATGtaatggtggtggtggtaataataatgtttgTTTTAAATGCACAAGACAACCAAACTTTAGTAGTTGCGAACTTAGTGTTGACAGCTCTTTGGTGGATAAAACAACAAATGGAAATTGCAATGATAAAGACAACACCGACAGAGACAATGTCCAAACTGAAATAAACAATCTCCTCAACAACGAATCCAACGACCAATCCAACCCCAACTCCATTAAATCCAACATAACGACCACCTTAACTACTATCACTAAAATgacctcttctttctgtactcaagtccaatgcgcagcaaaaaaataccacGTAACGCATAATGGTGCTAAAAGCAGCGATGTGACTTGG AATGCCTTGAGGGATGAGATCGGAAAGGAATTAACGGATCTTTTAAAAGATATGAACGAGGCTACAAAGCAGAAGGACGTTGAACAGTACTGCAAAGATGACAGCAAATGGAATACTAGGGGCCATACAGAAAGGCGAACAAATAGGGCAGCTTGTTTGCATTTTGCTGCAGGACTGCAGCACATTTATGGCCGTCCCAACGGCCAAAAGAAGGGCCAGTTTAacggcccatcgtttggacaaacgatgggttgtttatttcttaaagaatatgcaaaacaattaaaagaaatggcaaaagagaagagaaaaggacatagttgggtacatccctATTGTAGTATAGATGAGGGCATAAAACATGCTTTtgataaaagtaaaaacattATGGAAGAAACATCTCCATGCAATAATGgtaataattcttgttttgagtGCAAACTGGgcgaaaaatatgaagattgcaaaattggcaatgACGATATAGGAAGTAAATCTAATGAATTGTTCAAAGACGATCTAacgaaacaaaaacaaatggaaaaaacattagagaatacagtctgtcccatccttcttacggatctccttaccccttttcttcctttggctcctgtctccattggtctttctgctatggcttattacctttggaag tattttggtcctcttggtaaaggaggatcacgtttcagaagatctcctgctcaAGCATCTcgtccatcagtacaggaacaactcctcgatcatgtgcagcaagatagttcacatgaatatcaactggtgaaggaacgaaaacctcgttctgctccaacgagaacgaaacgttctggtcccgtgaatcgtcgaacgattattgaaattcattttgaagtgttggatgaatgtcaaaaaggcgacacacaattgaaccagaaggattttctggaacttttggttcaagagttcatgggatcggaatttatggaagaagaacaggttcctaaggaacttgttcctatggaaggtgttccaatggaacttgttcctatagaagaggttccaagtttaggttccgggttactggtttag
- a CDS encoding voltage-dependent anion-selective channel protein, putative, with protein MDFPKLLNKPSLDLIKNDFPHANKFELEHTSISKQPFLKSGFTFANNTYSIYTNLKNNIYNTKNEIKFDATGISLLDVKYQPTYVRNLNLCGKYTKSNGKGDDTFEVYSEYTSANTNIFSSINVKNLFFKYVHVGSHPKFPQFKFGGLLQGNMDVKNLQYAFGGAYTKNSYDSQYIFSFRSIPTNKHACGSLALNLFFQNKRLNDNAVSIELMQNIVENKSSINVASIWYLNDKNTAVKTKISNDTKVAVSLTHKYNEFVSISLGSQVDITKMSLPDSTKFGVKLFLKS; from the exons ATGGATTTCCCGAAGCTGTTGAATAAGCCTTCACTGG ACTTAATTAAGAATGATTTCCCTCATGCGAACAAATTTGAGTTAGAGCACACGAGCATTTCGAAGCAGCCG TTCCTGAAGAGCGGATTCACTTTCGCCAACAACACCTACAGCATCTACACGAATTTGAAGAATAATATTTACAACACgaagaatgaaataaaattcgACGCCACGGGAATAAGTCTCCTTGATGTGAAGTACCAG CCCACTTACGTGAGGAATCTTAACCTCTGCGGGAAGTACACCAAGAGCAATGGAAAGGGAGATGACACCTTCGAGGTGTACAGTGAATACACATCGGCTAACACTAAcatattttcctccatcaATGTCAAGAATCTCTTTTTCAAATATGTCCATGTGGGTTCACATCCCAAGTTCCCACAGTTTAAATTTGGAG GCCTACTACAGGGGAATATGGATGTGAAGAACCTGCAATACGCATTTGGAGGAGCCTACACGAAGAATAGCTACGACAGCCAATACATCTTTTCCTTCCGATC CATCCCCACGAATAAGCACGCCTGCGGAAGCCTTGCATTGAACCTCTTCTTTCAGAACAAAAGATTGAATGACAATGCAGTGAGCATTGAGCTAATGCAGAACATTGTGGAGAACAAATCGAGCATAAACGTTGCATCCATTTGGTACCTGAACGATAAGAACACTGCCGTGAAGACTAAAATTAGTAACGACACCAAAGTCGCCGTGTCGCTTACGCACAAGTACAACGAATTTGTGTCCATCTCTTTGGGATCCCAG GTCGATATCACGAAAATGTCCCTCCCGGATAGTACGAAATTTGGAGTCAAGCTGTTCTTGAAATCTTAA